From Armatimonadota bacterium:
GGTCTACGACGAAGGCGAACGCGCGCAACAAAATCGGTACTGGGAGCAGGATGTCGCCACTTCGCTGCGCACCTTCCGCGCCGAAAGGGAGAAGTCGCACCAGCTCATTTCTGGGCTGAATCGCGAGCAGATGATGCGACCAGGACTCCATCCCGAACGCGGCCCCCTGACCGTGATGGAGCTGGTTCAGATGCTCTCGGGTCACGACCTGTATCACATCGAGCAGCTCACCGAAGTCCTCGCCGACGACGCCATCGGCACTTGGTGAAAAATTAATCAAAAAAGTTTTTCAATTGACAGGAAACCGTCTTATAATCCGGACAGGAGTAAAGACAATGTCAAATTTACTTAGAACATCACTCATCAGCGCAGTCTCCGTATTCCTGACTGCAGCGGCGTTCGGACAGGCGAACTCTGAAGAACACGATCCGCTTCCAGGAAATCTCCAACGAGGGGGTGTGAATATCATAAACGTATGGTCC
This genomic window contains:
- a CDS encoding DinB family protein gives rise to the protein MIPYLVSAPLNSLITIERLYKQLPSGRLDARIDPDRFTPREIAAHLADWEPILRHRIESMLSEENPTLVVYDEGERAQQNRYWEQDVATSLRTFRAEREKSHQLISGLNREQMMRPGLHPERGPLTVMELVQMLSGHDLYHIEQLTEVLADDAIGTW